In Methylomonas sp. MK1, the following are encoded in one genomic region:
- a CDS encoding sigma-70 family RNA polymerase sigma factor has translation MNTSNQLSEALLAEHRPVLYRYALLQLKDTELADDAVQETLLAAWQASANFEGKAGLRTWLIGILKHKIADHWRRSAREVVTAEFDQIDNDADEVDEDDFFMSNGHWIGGPTTWNDPEAALKQQEFWAIYETCQNNLPPKMAKVFMLRELVGLEASEVCGETGLSDANYWVTMHRARLRLRECLEVRWFNQSKKENNHA, from the coding sequence ATGAACACATCCAATCAATTGAGCGAAGCATTATTGGCCGAACATCGGCCGGTGCTATATCGCTATGCCTTGCTGCAACTAAAAGATACTGAACTGGCTGATGACGCCGTGCAAGAAACCTTGCTGGCCGCTTGGCAAGCGTCTGCCAATTTTGAAGGCAAGGCTGGCTTACGCACCTGGCTCATCGGCATTTTGAAACACAAGATCGCCGATCACTGGCGGCGCAGTGCACGTGAAGTCGTCACCGCTGAGTTCGATCAAATAGATAACGACGCAGATGAAGTCGACGAAGACGATTTTTTCATGAGTAATGGGCATTGGATTGGTGGCCCGACCACCTGGAACGATCCCGAGGCGGCCCTCAAGCAACAGGAGTTCTGGGCCATCTATGAAACTTGTCAAAACAATCTACCGCCGAAAATGGCCAAGGTATTCATGTTGCGCGAGTTGGTCGGTCTGGAAGCATCCGAAGTCTGCGGAGAAACCGGCTTAAGCGACGCCAATTATTGGGTCACCATGCATAGAGCCCGATTGCGGCTGCGTGAATGCCTGGAAGTTCGCTGGTTCAATCAGTCAAAAAAGGAGAATAATCATGCGTAG
- a CDS encoding methyltransferase domain-containing protein, whose product MTTSIEISESVRHYYGQVLQSSDDLKTSACCSIDAMPSYLKALLAGLHPEVLERFYGCGSPLPPALEGKTVLDLGCGTGRDCYLLSKLVGPTGRVIGVDMTPEQLEVAVRHRDWHAERFGFANVEFLHGHIENLHTVGIADNSIDVVVSNCVINLSPEKPRVLTEIFRVLKPGGELYFSDVFADRRIPIELRQDPVLLGECLGGALYWEDFRRILQDLGCPDVRKVKQNPISIDDPEVFAKIGMVNFDSVTVRAFRMPLEDRCEDFGQVAVYLGTIDLHPHSFDLDDHHHFETGRPLRVCGNTADMLAGSRYGDHFQVLGDKSRHFGLFDCSPRPGSESAKADSACC is encoded by the coding sequence ATGACTACCAGTATCGAAATCAGCGAATCGGTTCGCCATTATTACGGTCAGGTACTGCAATCCAGCGACGACCTGAAAACCAGCGCCTGTTGCAGTATCGACGCCATGCCAAGCTATTTAAAAGCCTTGCTGGCCGGCCTGCATCCGGAAGTATTGGAACGGTTTTACGGTTGTGGTTCGCCGTTGCCGCCGGCCCTGGAAGGTAAGACCGTGCTGGATTTGGGCTGCGGCACCGGCCGCGACTGTTATCTGCTGTCGAAACTGGTCGGACCGACAGGCCGGGTAATCGGCGTGGATATGACGCCCGAGCAGTTGGAAGTCGCTGTGCGTCATCGCGACTGGCACGCCGAGCGCTTCGGGTTTGCCAACGTTGAATTTTTACATGGTCATATCGAAAACCTGCACACGGTCGGTATCGCCGATAACAGTATCGATGTGGTGGTCTCTAACTGCGTCATTAATCTGTCGCCGGAAAAGCCTAGAGTGTTGACGGAAATCTTCCGAGTGTTAAAACCGGGCGGCGAATTGTATTTCTCCGACGTGTTTGCCGACCGCCGTATCCCGATTGAATTGCGCCAAGACCCTGTATTGTTAGGCGAGTGTTTGGGCGGGGCTTTGTACTGGGAAGACTTCCGGCGCATCTTGCAGGACTTAGGCTGCCCCGATGTCCGCAAGGTCAAGCAAAATCCCATCAGCATCGACGACCCCGAGGTGTTCGCCAAAATCGGCATGGTCAACTTCGATTCAGTCACGGTGCGCGCCTTTAGAATGCCTCTGGAAGATCGTTGCGAAGACTTCGGCCAAGTCGCCGTCTATTTGGGCACTATCGACCTACACCCGCACAGTTTCGATCTGGACGATCATCATCATTTCGAGACCGGCCGGCCACTAAGGGTGTGCGGCAACACCGCCGACATGCTGGCAGGCAGCCGCTATGGCGATCACTTCCAAGTGTTGGGCGACAAATCCCGGCATTTCGGACTGTTCGATTGCTCGCCCAGACCCGGCAGCGAATCGGCCAAGGCTGATAGCGCATGTTGCTGA
- a CDS encoding inorganic phosphate transporter, producing the protein MLTSILFISVCFLAYANGANDNFKGVASLFGSGTANFRQALTWATLTTLAGSLTALFLAQTLLVKFSGKGLTPDELIHSLPFMIAVAGGAGMTVILATRYGFPISTTHALLGAMAGSTLLATSGNISLAPLLSNFVLPLLLSPFVALLLAGLLYRGLSMWRNHRQLTNNLCLCIENPESLALASNVNMTLAINSAIVPSLTLDRQEACAERQSSLVLGFNLERLRDGLHFCSAGAVCFARGLNDTPKIAALLLLAPGFDLQWIIILVALAMLLGGVLNARRVAETMSHKITTITHEQGLSANLVTALLVIFASKLGMPVSTTHVSVGSLFGIGLVSGKANSGVITSIALSWLLTLPCAAVCSAAISYYLSAYLQ; encoded by the coding sequence ATGCTCACCAGTATTTTATTCATCAGCGTTTGCTTTCTGGCCTATGCCAACGGTGCCAATGATAACTTCAAGGGTGTGGCGAGTTTGTTCGGTAGCGGCACCGCGAACTTTCGGCAAGCACTGACCTGGGCGACGCTAACGACATTGGCCGGTTCGCTTACTGCCCTGTTCTTAGCTCAGACTTTGCTCGTTAAATTTTCCGGCAAAGGCTTGACGCCGGACGAATTGATACATTCTCTGCCATTCATGATTGCCGTCGCGGGTGGTGCTGGAATGACGGTGATTCTGGCGACGCGTTATGGCTTTCCGATTTCCACGACCCACGCTTTACTAGGCGCGATGGCGGGTAGCACCTTATTAGCGACATCCGGCAATATCAGTCTGGCACCGTTGCTGAGCAACTTCGTGCTGCCATTGCTATTGAGTCCGTTTGTGGCGTTATTATTGGCCGGCTTGTTGTATCGAGGTCTGAGTATGTGGCGTAACCATAGGCAACTAACTAACAACCTGTGTTTATGCATTGAAAACCCGGAAAGTCTGGCGCTGGCCAGTAACGTCAATATGACCCTGGCAATCAATTCGGCAATCGTCCCGTCTCTAACGCTTGATCGTCAAGAGGCTTGCGCCGAGCGACAATCTAGCCTGGTTTTGGGCTTTAATCTTGAGCGCCTGCGAGACGGACTCCATTTTTGCAGCGCCGGCGCGGTTTGCTTTGCTCGAGGCCTGAACGACACGCCGAAAATTGCCGCCTTGTTATTGCTGGCCCCCGGTTTTGATTTGCAATGGATCATCATCCTGGTGGCGTTGGCCATGCTGCTCGGCGGCGTGCTCAATGCGCGGCGGGTGGCGGAAACCATGAGTCATAAAATCACCACCATTACGCATGAACAGGGTTTATCGGCAAATCTGGTCACCGCACTGTTAGTCATTTTTGCCAGCAAGCTTGGCATGCCAGTCTCCACTACCCATGTTTCGGTAGGTTCATTATTCGGCATTGGTTTGGTCAGCGGCAAGGCCAATTCAGGCGTGATCACGTCGATTGCCTTATCCTGGCTGTTGACCTTGCCGTGTGCGGCTGTCTGTTCCGCCGCAATCTCATACTACCTAAGCGCCTATCTTCAATAA